The Silvanigrella paludirubra genome includes a window with the following:
- a CDS encoding SpoIIE family protein phosphatase: protein MSFITIEDIIKKWTLKLTEMLKNLYRFVGFIIFIGILGNYLVPNLMFNILVIIVIIICGLFSYLMTQKVQLLMKEWHEEFTNPTEKLLQTIQMVSMQKLDLLPEEQLNSFTSESHLKLLEVARGILEHQRFIDQVVDNMFEMMFLLNQDGIIMKANKSACETTHFSQSDLIGQHIRKLFPHAESLVDYYLELEIQFTTQGFVRDVEVFVQTSEGELLPFSINGVKIESTTGVLLGYTMIAKNQAETVRLFNQVNKSNYELGRANEELAKRYDQIKKEIEEKEGQRRTLEMELATSQLVQKTFLPQVAPEHPNVDCAGTAIPAAFCGGDWWNTVTLKDKFFVFIADVTGHGTASAMVTAAVSGYFVSVKSKLFAGENLDVDDILSGFDTVLSSMGHSDVSYNMTCFSCVFDFEKKVIRFANAGHNFPLLIREDKKVETLIASGNRLGNIGATRIDNKVFEKKEIPMAGGEFIFFYTDGLIENKNDKDEEYGKRRLRKFIEKNYTKASSEFISLLLQDSLEFYGAGKALEDDITVVVTKIKQP, encoded by the coding sequence TTGAGTTTTATAACAATTGAAGACATTATAAAAAAGTGGACCTTAAAGCTTACAGAAATGCTAAAAAATCTGTATCGCTTTGTAGGTTTTATTATTTTTATTGGAATTTTGGGAAATTATTTAGTTCCAAATTTAATGTTTAATATTTTAGTAATTATTGTTATTATTATTTGCGGATTATTTTCATATTTAATGACCCAAAAAGTTCAATTATTAATGAAAGAGTGGCACGAAGAATTTACAAATCCTACTGAAAAACTTTTACAGACCATTCAAATGGTCTCAATGCAAAAATTAGACTTATTACCTGAAGAACAATTAAATAGTTTCACCTCTGAGTCTCATTTAAAACTTTTAGAAGTGGCCAGAGGAATTCTAGAACACCAAAGATTTATTGACCAAGTTGTAGATAATATGTTTGAAATGATGTTTCTTTTAAACCAAGATGGAATAATCATGAAAGCCAATAAATCGGCATGTGAAACAACACATTTTTCACAATCTGACCTTATTGGACAACATATTCGAAAACTATTTCCTCATGCCGAAAGTCTTGTTGATTACTATTTAGAACTTGAAATTCAATTTACAACCCAAGGCTTTGTTAGAGATGTTGAAGTTTTTGTTCAAACTTCTGAAGGAGAATTGTTACCTTTTTCTATTAACGGGGTTAAAATTGAAAGCACAACAGGAGTCTTATTAGGCTATACAATGATAGCAAAAAACCAAGCTGAAACCGTAAGACTTTTTAACCAAGTAAACAAAAGTAACTATGAACTTGGTAGAGCAAACGAAGAGCTTGCTAAACGTTACGACCAAATCAAAAAGGAGATAGAAGAAAAAGAAGGACAGAGAAGAACTTTAGAGATGGAATTAGCCACAAGCCAACTTGTCCAAAAAACTTTTTTGCCTCAAGTAGCGCCAGAACACCCAAATGTAGACTGTGCTGGTACGGCTATTCCTGCTGCATTTTGCGGAGGAGATTGGTGGAATACTGTAACATTAAAAGACAAATTTTTTGTTTTTATCGCCGATGTGACTGGTCACGGTACAGCAAGTGCCATGGTAACAGCGGCTGTTTCTGGTTACTTTGTTTCAGTTAAGAGCAAACTCTTTGCAGGAGAAAACCTAGATGTTGATGACATTCTTTCAGGATTTGATACAGTGCTTTCTAGCATGGGTCATAGTGACGTAAGTTACAACATGACTTGTTTTTCATGTGTATTTGATTTTGAAAAGAAAGTTATCCGATTTGCAAATGCAGGGCATAATTTTCCTTTGTTAATTAGGGAAGATAAAAAGGTGGAAACACTTATAGCTAGTGGGAATCGTTTAGGAAATATTGGGGCAACCCGTATTGACAATAAAGTATTTGAAAAAAAAGAAATTCCTATGGCTGGCGGTGAATTTATCTTTTTCTATACTGATGGATTAATAGAAAACAAAAATGACAAAGATGAGGAGTATGGCAAACGACGCCTCAGAAAGTTCATTGAAAAAAACTACACAAAAGCTAGTTCTGAATTCATTTCGCTGCTTTTACAAGATAGCCTTGAGTTTTATGGCGCAGGAAAAGCACTTGAGGACGACATAACTGTGGTCGTTACCAAAATAAAACAACCTTAA
- a CDS encoding PDZ domain-containing protein, producing MIQIASKLKYKLFSSDASIPPAEKVTPVFYTIAGIAFLFGITTTLLNLFWKTNPPTQKKPIATVERENEKGNTDLYSIINRNLFNIKGLIPDAEEDGSKACSLEPFKSNLPYKISGILFGGTSETSLVVFDSGTNPVFKQGDSLPQGGVLYSIEKNRILVTNKNCPEFIELTSPPPPDARSRSPQNASGANYKEDGFERNGNATTASKQWVNNILTNDFAKTLEEAKASPNLVGGQVKGFVITNITQNSVYAKLGLKDGDIVSAINGIELNDAARAIQTLNSMRNENTIDLQIMRGGQPISFKVNVQ from the coding sequence ATGATTCAAATTGCTTCTAAACTTAAATACAAGTTATTTTCTTCTGACGCGAGTATACCGCCTGCAGAAAAGGTAACTCCTGTATTTTACACAATTGCAGGAATAGCTTTTTTATTTGGAATTACAACTACTTTACTTAATCTTTTTTGGAAAACAAACCCACCCACACAAAAAAAACCAATTGCTACCGTCGAACGAGAAAATGAAAAAGGAAATACAGATCTTTACTCTATTATTAACAGAAATTTATTTAATATCAAGGGATTAATCCCAGACGCAGAAGAGGATGGGAGTAAAGCATGCTCCCTTGAGCCGTTTAAATCCAATTTACCTTATAAAATTTCGGGAATTCTTTTTGGAGGCACATCTGAAACAAGTTTAGTTGTATTTGACTCAGGAACAAACCCTGTTTTTAAACAAGGCGACTCACTTCCTCAAGGAGGAGTTCTCTATTCTATTGAAAAAAATAGAATTTTAGTCACAAACAAAAACTGCCCCGAATTCATTGAGCTTACATCTCCACCACCACCCGATGCGCGATCTCGCTCTCCACAAAACGCTTCTGGCGCTAATTACAAAGAAGATGGATTTGAAAGAAATGGAAATGCAACAACGGCCTCAAAACAATGGGTTAATAATATTTTAACAAATGATTTTGCAAAAACCCTTGAAGAAGCAAAGGCAAGCCCTAATTTAGTAGGGGGGCAGGTAAAAGGATTCGTTATTACAAATATCACTCAAAATAGTGTTTATGCAAAACTTGGCTTAAAAGATGGAGATATCGTATCAGCAATTAATGGGATTGAATTAAATGATGCGGCACGTGCCATTCAAACATTAAATTCCATGCGAAATGAAAATACAATTGATCTCCAAATTATGCGTGGCGGTCAGCCAATTTCTTTTAAAGTGAACGTCCAATGA
- the gspD gene encoding type II secretion system secretin GspD: protein MNQKNFHNALNNTSRRRGKNKAIPIALITAFLGTTFNNTSVIAQTPPIPKPQSLPPPASDPAPNPSKNNNNNQNNSKNKNVSNSAAPSSPTKKSQSDAVPHGQDLVSIDFPNGANLSDIIKTVGMWTGKNFVLAQGVAGSSRISIISPEQVTKEEAYQAFLSALNISGFTTVDTGSVVKILPIANAKSSNIKTYYGENWSPSTDEIINQVIPLRYIDANTVINQLRPLLGVTQYAAFTTTNSLILTDTGNRIRRILEVIKLLDAKTNQPIVTIVPINYMDAKDTVTKVNEIFGNRNGPSLSVQKVLADERTNSIILVGPSSGLDDVVRFIQRIDKPALDQNSQTMVRVRPLDYADAEKLAQTLQALTQGTKNQSNTFRPAFYPPPMNMPGAPGAPQQGQAVADLNGVKVTSDKATNSLVIQGNKSAFDELDNIIAQLDKRRAQVYVEANIIDMNISNGFTWAPSVLGGASGGNGTTIPFGFNATQGAPLFFSQTGTTPDPTSLGNVLGGAALGIMGTSPINLGPFSLTPGALLFAMKTDANSNILQTPSMMVSDNEPASFASNQEYSAVYTVQNTTGNGTVQQPTKYTVSTELKVTPQISRADFVTMKINLKLDDAGAIDDKTGAPNPISKRSAESVVIVQNGQTAVIGGLTQDKTTVTDSKVPLLGDIPILGWLFKKSLRNKVKTSLNVYITPHIVRNSEDLEKIYSQKIKDRDDFLKIYYGDKYRDQEFYSKLPTEEAGKAPPPKKEDFSNNNENQNNTQVDPLPKKAPLPSEDPNPINAPSSNGSGSGGFGFPQSAPASAPPPPPFNN, encoded by the coding sequence ATGAATCAGAAAAACTTTCATAACGCTTTAAATAATACTTCACGAAGAAGAGGTAAAAACAAAGCGATACCTATTGCTTTAATTACTGCATTTTTAGGAACAACTTTCAACAATACTTCGGTAATTGCTCAAACGCCACCAATTCCCAAACCACAATCGTTACCACCACCAGCTTCTGATCCAGCACCAAATCCGTCTAAAAATAACAATAATAACCAAAATAACTCTAAAAATAAAAATGTATCTAATTCCGCCGCACCATCTTCGCCAACAAAAAAATCACAATCTGATGCAGTCCCTCATGGACAAGATCTCGTCAGCATTGATTTTCCAAACGGCGCTAATTTAAGTGATATTATCAAAACAGTTGGTATGTGGACAGGAAAAAACTTTGTTTTAGCCCAAGGTGTTGCAGGTTCTTCTAGAATTTCTATTATATCTCCTGAGCAAGTAACAAAAGAAGAAGCTTATCAAGCATTCTTAAGTGCATTAAATATTTCTGGTTTCACTACTGTTGACACAGGATCTGTTGTTAAAATTCTTCCTATTGCAAACGCAAAATCATCTAATATAAAAACATATTATGGAGAAAACTGGTCTCCATCAACAGATGAAATTATCAATCAGGTAATTCCGTTACGTTACATTGATGCAAATACAGTAATTAACCAACTTCGTCCTTTATTGGGTGTTACTCAATATGCAGCGTTTACAACAACAAATTCACTTATATTGACAGATACAGGAAACCGCATTCGCCGTATTCTTGAAGTTATTAAATTATTAGATGCAAAAACAAATCAGCCTATCGTAACAATTGTTCCTATTAATTATATGGACGCTAAAGATACCGTTACAAAAGTAAATGAAATATTCGGAAATAGAAATGGACCTTCCCTAAGTGTTCAAAAAGTCCTTGCCGACGAAAGAACAAACTCTATCATTTTAGTTGGTCCATCTTCTGGTCTCGATGATGTTGTACGTTTTATTCAGCGCATTGATAAACCGGCTTTAGATCAAAACTCACAAACGATGGTTCGAGTTCGTCCTCTAGATTACGCCGATGCGGAAAAGCTAGCTCAAACACTTCAAGCTCTTACACAAGGGACTAAAAACCAATCAAATACGTTTCGTCCTGCATTTTATCCCCCTCCTATGAATATGCCTGGAGCTCCTGGAGCACCACAACAAGGCCAAGCTGTTGCCGATTTAAACGGAGTTAAAGTAACATCTGATAAAGCAACAAACTCCTTGGTTATTCAAGGTAACAAATCTGCATTTGATGAACTTGATAACATTATTGCACAACTCGATAAACGCCGCGCGCAGGTTTATGTTGAAGCAAATATTATTGATATGAATATATCAAATGGTTTTACATGGGCACCATCTGTTTTAGGTGGCGCAAGTGGTGGTAACGGAACAACAATTCCATTTGGATTTAATGCAACACAAGGTGCACCATTATTTTTCTCACAAACAGGAACAACTCCCGATCCAACAAGTTTAGGAAATGTTTTGGGTGGTGCTGCATTAGGAATTATGGGCACAAGTCCAATTAATTTAGGACCATTTAGTTTGACTCCTGGTGCCTTATTATTTGCAATGAAAACAGATGCAAATTCAAATATTTTGCAAACTCCAAGTATGATGGTTTCTGATAATGAACCAGCTTCATTTGCATCAAACCAGGAATATAGTGCTGTGTATACAGTACAAAATACTACAGGAAATGGAACTGTTCAACAACCAACAAAATACACAGTATCTACCGAACTTAAAGTAACACCTCAAATTTCACGCGCCGACTTTGTTACCATGAAAATCAATTTAAAACTTGATGATGCTGGTGCAATAGATGATAAAACTGGGGCACCAAACCCTATTAGCAAGCGTTCTGCGGAGTCTGTTGTGATTGTTCAAAATGGACAAACAGCTGTTATAGGTGGATTAACACAAGATAAAACTACAGTAACAGATTCTAAAGTTCCATTGCTTGGAGATATTCCTATCCTTGGCTGGTTATTTAAAAAGTCTTTGAGAAATAAAGTAAAAACTAGTTTAAATGTATATATAACACCACATATTGTTCGTAATTCTGAAGATCTTGAAAAAATTTATAGTCAAAAAATTAAAGACCGTGATGATTTCTTAAAAATTTATTACGGTGATAAATACAGAGATCAAGAATTTTATTCTAAACTTCCAACAGAAGAAGCAGGAAAAGCACCTCCTCCAAAAAAAGAAGATTTTAGTAATAACAATGAAAATCAAAACAATACGCAAGTTGATCCTTTACCGAAAAAGGCTCCATTGCCTAGCGAAGATCCGAACCCAATTAACGCGCCTTCTAGCAATGGCAGCGGTAGTGGAGGATTTGGATTCCCACAATCAGCGCCAGCATCTGCTCCACCGCCTCCTCCCTTTAATAATTAA
- a CDS encoding GspE/PulE family protein, whose product MTNKQENTNNSDAVNNIFSKIKATKENIDANEYSSKNRNMEDILHNDFRISQNQIEEAILEQKATNRSLSEILIENELILEVDMLKALAIHLNLEFRDNFPFHEINPKLISKLNISFCLQHMFIPISEDELNVTVAVANPLDTVSIDDLRVLLNKNIKRIVAPKDLVEAAINNVFERQELVDQNKGLTADDEIDGIEGLDVAHNLLQDNEEAPVRKEVTAIIRRSISEKASDIHIEPFEDRVSVRFRVDGRLKEVRVIPKKYQSSVSTRIKILAKLNIAESRLPQDGRITLKVGTREIDVRVSTLPIKFGERIVLRILDKSGGLPNLDDIGLPKALLKNFKQVINQKHGIVLVTGPTGSGKTTTLASALMHINKPDVSIITVEDPVEVQLPGVSQVEVNDRAGLSFAAALRSILRQNPNIILIGEIRDAETAQIAVQASITGHLVFSTLHTNDTAASVTRLVDFGIEPFQITTAVVAILAVRLVRKVCMNCREQTTHTAEELNLFGLTTKQTAGKVFYKARDGGCPNCKTSGYSGRIGIYELLVFDEHVRNFVLKSSDGASLKKMCVQRGMKTLRDSAQERFLNGETTLEEALYATQAEHEQENEVI is encoded by the coding sequence ATGACAAATAAGCAAGAAAATACGAACAATAGCGATGCTGTGAATAACATTTTTTCTAAAATTAAAGCAACAAAAGAAAATATTGATGCAAATGAATATTCTTCTAAAAATAGAAATATGGAAGACATTTTACATAATGATTTTCGTATTTCTCAAAATCAAATAGAAGAAGCAATATTAGAACAAAAAGCAACGAATCGATCTCTAAGTGAAATTTTAATTGAAAATGAATTGATTCTTGAAGTTGACATGCTAAAAGCGCTTGCAATTCATTTAAATCTTGAGTTTCGCGATAACTTTCCTTTTCATGAAATTAATCCTAAATTAATTTCTAAATTAAATATAAGTTTCTGTTTACAGCATATGTTTATTCCTATTTCAGAAGATGAGCTTAACGTAACTGTTGCTGTAGCAAATCCTTTAGACACGGTTAGTATTGATGATCTTCGAGTTCTTTTAAATAAAAATATTAAACGAATTGTTGCTCCAAAAGATCTCGTTGAAGCTGCTATTAATAATGTTTTTGAAAGACAAGAACTAGTTGATCAAAACAAAGGTCTTACAGCAGATGATGAAATTGATGGTATTGAAGGCCTCGATGTCGCTCATAACCTTCTTCAGGATAATGAAGAAGCTCCTGTAAGAAAAGAAGTAACAGCAATCATTCGTCGTAGTATCTCTGAAAAAGCATCTGATATTCATATTGAACCTTTTGAAGATCGAGTATCTGTGCGCTTTCGTGTCGACGGAAGACTTAAAGAAGTACGTGTTATTCCAAAAAAATACCAATCAAGTGTTTCTACCCGTATTAAAATATTAGCTAAATTAAATATTGCTGAAAGTAGACTTCCCCAAGATGGTCGTATTACTTTAAAAGTAGGAACTCGAGAAATTGATGTGCGCGTTAGTACTCTCCCTATTAAATTCGGGGAAAGAATTGTGTTACGTATTCTTGATAAATCGGGTGGATTGCCAAATTTAGACGATATTGGATTACCCAAAGCGTTACTTAAAAATTTTAAACAAGTAATCAATCAAAAACATGGAATTGTTTTAGTTACAGGACCTACAGGTTCCGGAAAAACAACCACTCTTGCATCTGCATTAATGCATATCAATAAACCAGATGTAAGTATTATAACGGTTGAAGATCCCGTGGAAGTTCAGCTTCCAGGAGTAAGTCAAGTTGAGGTAAATGATCGGGCAGGACTTAGTTTTGCTGCAGCGTTACGTTCTATTTTACGTCAAAACCCAAATATTATTTTAATAGGTGAAATTCGTGACGCGGAAACAGCTCAAATTGCTGTGCAAGCTTCGATTACGGGTCACCTTGTATTTAGTACTCTGCATACAAACGATACTGCGGCTTCTGTTACTCGTCTTGTTGACTTTGGAATTGAACCTTTTCAAATTACAACTGCTGTTGTTGCTATTTTAGCTGTCCGACTTGTTAGAAAAGTATGCATGAATTGTCGCGAACAAACGACTCATACTGCAGAAGAATTAAATTTATTTGGATTAACAACGAAACAAACAGCAGGAAAAGTTTTTTATAAAGCCAGAGATGGTGGATGTCCTAATTGCAAGACAAGTGGATATTCAGGGCGTATTGGTATTTATGAACTTCTTGTATTTGATGAACACGTAAGAAATTTTGTTTTAAAAAGTTCCGATGGTGCCAGTTTGAAAAAAATGTGTGTGCAACGTGGTATGAAAACACTAAGAGATTCTGCGCAAGAACGTTTTTTAAATGGAGAAACAACTCTTGAAGAAGCTCTTTATGCAACTCAAGCTGAACATGAACAAGAAAATGAGGTAATTTAA
- a CDS encoding type II secretion system F family protein produces MPMYSYRGQNSKTGKKIKAYIEAESPKDAKLKLKKQNIYVLEMKVDNRSSAAEGKSGIIAILNRKPPKQEDIAVATKQFAILLRSAVDINDALRAISEQVENEELKSVYIKMRELVSEGKSLSDAHKNFPKVFTNIYTNMIAAAEKAGALPLVMQRLSEFITYQIEIKRKVVGALTYPALMVVMAIAVVIYLFVKVMPQMTKSFTTLKVTLPWYTILMNDISNWMQDWWLICILFLAGIGFAIYSWSKTEKGRYKIDLFMYTAPIFGPLIQRVTVSRFSKTLSTILSSGVRIVEGLQLTRKVVGNTVMEKALDEAIIKVQDGDKLATALERTGRFPTMVIHMLRTGEKTGQLEEMLVNISDVYDEDVNNQIVATTRLIEPAMMVFMAVIVFMMVMAVIGPMMAAMNQLH; encoded by the coding sequence ATGCCGATGTATTCTTACAGAGGCCAAAATTCTAAAACTGGAAAAAAAATTAAAGCTTATATTGAAGCTGAATCACCTAAAGATGCAAAACTAAAATTAAAAAAACAAAATATCTACGTTCTTGAAATGAAAGTAGATAATAGATCTAGTGCCGCTGAAGGCAAATCTGGAATTATTGCAATCTTAAATCGAAAACCACCAAAACAAGAAGATATTGCTGTTGCTACAAAACAATTTGCTATTTTGTTACGATCAGCAGTTGACATTAATGACGCCTTAAGAGCTATTTCAGAACAAGTTGAGAATGAAGAATTAAAATCTGTTTATATAAAAATGAGAGAATTAGTTTCGGAAGGAAAATCTTTATCCGATGCTCATAAAAACTTTCCAAAAGTTTTTACAAATATCTATACAAATATGATTGCTGCTGCTGAAAAAGCAGGCGCACTTCCTTTAGTAATGCAAAGATTATCTGAATTTATTACATATCAAATAGAAATAAAAAGAAAAGTTGTAGGTGCGTTAACTTATCCTGCTTTAATGGTTGTTATGGCAATTGCTGTTGTCATTTATTTATTTGTTAAAGTAATGCCTCAAATGACAAAATCATTTACCACACTTAAAGTAACACTCCCTTGGTATACCATTTTAATGAATGATATTTCAAATTGGATGCAAGATTGGTGGCTTATTTGTATTTTGTTTCTTGCAGGAATTGGTTTTGCCATTTACTCTTGGTCTAAGACTGAAAAAGGTCGTTATAAAATCGATTTGTTTATGTATACTGCACCCATTTTTGGACCACTCATACAAAGAGTTACCGTTTCTCGTTTCTCTAAAACTCTTTCAACAATTTTATCGAGTGGCGTAAGAATTGTAGAAGGTTTACAACTCACAAGAAAAGTAGTTGGAAACACTGTAATGGAAAAAGCTTTGGATGAGGCTATCATTAAAGTTCAAGATGGAGATAAACTTGCAACTGCGTTGGAAAGAACAGGAAGATTTCCAACAATGGTTATCCACATGTTAAGAACAGGAGAGAAAACAGGGCAATTAGAAGAAATGCTTGTAAATATTTCTGATGTTTATGATGAAGATGTGAATAATCAAATTGTAGCAACAACACGCTTAATTGAACCAGCTATGATGGTTTTTATGGCTGTAATCGTTTTTATGATGGTAATGGCCGTAATTGGACCTATGATGGCTGCCATGAACCAGTTGCATTGA
- a CDS encoding type II secretion system protein GspG translates to MKMKNFLKLKRSLNSQAGFSLIEIIIVVAIIGTLMGIIVARISGGNDQAKSGITDTKAYTLQSKLIQYQLAVGKYPTSAQGLQALTTNPGTPIASADDLTDGWGNPFDYKLTAKGPLITSNGAEGTPNSAGSLCYLNGKKADCKTIDAGATN, encoded by the coding sequence ATGAAAATGAAAAATTTTTTAAAATTAAAAAGATCTTTAAATTCACAAGCAGGTTTTTCTCTTATTGAGATTATCATTGTTGTTGCTATTATTGGTACATTAATGGGAATTATTGTGGCTCGTATTTCTGGAGGTAATGACCAAGCTAAATCAGGTATTACCGATACTAAAGCTTATACTCTTCAATCAAAATTAATTCAGTATCAATTAGCAGTAGGTAAATACCCAACTTCAGCTCAAGGCCTTCAAGCCTTAACAACCAATCCTGGAACACCAATTGCTTCTGCAGATGATCTTACAGATGGTTGGGGAAATCCTTTTGATTATAAATTAACAGCAAAAGGCCCTCTAATTACATCTAATGGTGCAGAAGGCACTCCAAATAGTGCCGGTTCACTTTGTTACTTAAATGGTAAAAAAGCGGATTGTAAAACCATAGATGCGGGAGCAACAAACTGA
- a CDS encoding type II secretion system protein, whose translation MQTLLYQENKNLNLANQKINHSEKGFTLIECILAVGILSIVVASIVGLQSSIISVTQIATDGMRASWAVRSTIAQMQYLVEMQGQSKLPENTTFPWVTDNQFVITINRTELKDVKISQFLTSAMGVYNIVNPAGNENIDSERMFSSINNVLDQNLSSSPKGYFSNFTINVKWNSGLIPKTISEGFFFIDNDTFKGISEKLPKIGNSDDKDSGGDKSGSTSNGGSTSGGTNSGSNNGTPSGGAGGGAAGGSK comes from the coding sequence ATGCAAACTTTACTTTACCAAGAAAATAAAAATTTAAATTTAGCAAATCAAAAAATAAATCATTCTGAAAAAGGATTTACTTTAATAGAATGTATCCTTGCTGTTGGAATTTTATCAATTGTTGTTGCTAGTATTGTTGGTTTACAATCATCTATTATTTCAGTTACTCAAATAGCAACTGATGGTATGAGAGCTTCTTGGGCTGTTCGTTCCACAATAGCACAAATGCAATATTTAGTTGAAATGCAAGGCCAATCCAAATTGCCTGAGAATACTACGTTTCCATGGGTTACAGATAATCAATTTGTGATCACAATTAATAGAACAGAATTAAAAGATGTTAAAATTTCACAATTTTTAACAAGTGCCATGGGTGTATATAATATTGTAAATCCTGCAGGTAATGAAAATATTGATTCAGAAAGAATGTTTTCTTCTATAAATAATGTTTTAGATCAAAACTTATCCTCTAGTCCAAAAGGTTATTTTAGTAACTTTACCATAAATGTAAAGTGGAATAGCGGTTTAATTCCCAAAACAATATCTGAAGGTTTTTTCTTTATTGATAATGATACTTTTAAAGGAATTTCCGAAAAATTACCTAAAATTGGGAATAGTGATGATAAGGATTCTGGCGGTGATAAGAGCGGCAGCACTTCCAATGGAGGAAGTACTAGCGGTGGAACAAATAGTGGTTCAAATAATGGTACACCCAGTGGTGGCGCTGGTGGCGGCGCAGCAGGTGGATCAAAATGA
- a CDS encoding prepilin-type N-terminal cleavage/methylation domain-containing protein — protein sequence MNNSQNGFTLIEIILSISILATIGVLTINILSTQIDTREKVTAQNTAQHSINMAMERIYSDIQSAYITNPNDSNSLNTNIRPIIPQFSFKNENLIMSVKNYKSLIENSNQSNLAIVRYYIRPNPKDTKTMQLIRVVDTDMVEKIENTGVGVSEVLVPDLKEFSLSFWNGTEYQREWDSTANDTQGKLPKLVKIHLQSYFRQTNAEKQLTEVSPTTKQERRFIALDTIVYIMSTIGVQEMTTQSGDYKWQ from the coding sequence ATGAATAACTCACAAAATGGTTTTACTTTAATAGAAATTATTTTATCCATTTCAATATTGGCTACTATAGGCGTTTTAACTATTAATATATTATCTACACAAATTGATACTAGAGAAAAAGTAACAGCGCAAAATACAGCTCAGCATTCCATAAATATGGCTATGGAACGAATTTATTCGGATATTCAAAGTGCTTACATTACAAATCCAAATGATTCAAATTCTTTAAATACAAATATACGTCCTATAATACCTCAGTTTTCGTTTAAAAATGAAAATTTAATTATGTCAGTTAAAAATTATAAATCACTTATTGAAAATTCAAATCAAAGTAACTTAGCTATTGTTCGATATTATATTCGTCCCAACCCTAAAGACACAAAAACAATGCAACTTATTCGTGTAGTAGATACAGATATGGTTGAAAAAATAGAAAATACAGGAGTAGGAGTATCTGAAGTATTGGTCCCAGATTTAAAAGAATTTTCACTTAGCTTCTGGAATGGAACAGAGTATCAAAGAGAATGGGACTCAACAGCAAATGATACCCAAGGAAAACTCCCCAAATTAGTTAAAATTCATTTACAGAGTTACTTTAGACAAACAAATGCGGAAAAACAACTGACTGAAGTCTCACCAACAACGAAACAAGAAAGAAGATTTATTGCTCTCGACACAATTGTATATATTATGAGCACAATAGGTGTTCAAGAAATGACTACCCAATCTGGAGATTATAAATGGCAATAA